From the Anabaena sphaerica FACHB-251 genome, one window contains:
- a CDS encoding sensor histidine kinase encodes MTITANNQLSNLFSQNQESINRSTDGLLPTLASELVYTQDGTGRYLTFDWQHSELLDLETEKIVDALNENEAFTPVDKVTYLERLHRILTTLVPERVQCWFKSSQQLFELELTITPIMPRLGLAATTVLVMGRLLPSQVNSKEVNQEAKKPSQLELALRSRSVPQVSVQNQKLLNKITRNIRRTLDLDIIWQQTVDCLGNILNLERCIICPYQPGSAKVQIIAEYHQQQLEPLLGSEIDISSEPAFAQALATLEPMVIELPIQKNQEQQKFLLVATNYQDQANGLVALSLSNEYQLLTETELELTKELADQLGTAIAHATLYKELEDARQKAEEASRLKSEFLANVSHEIRTPLNGMIGFLKLILEGMADDPEEQHQFVSEAHQLSIHLLNILNDILDIAKIEAGKMELDCSPVKLNELFGDVENFTRPQAEMRNLSLQMQMPVTSDEIIVQGNYQRLLQVMLNLVGNALKFTHEGGVTISADLVIKKSKGKSSKPSTPGMVKVRVADTGIGVSLDKQDKLFQLFSQVDGSRTRHYGGTGLGLTISQRLIEAMGGEVHFYSLGEGLGSTVTFTVPLYQQPVLCSPSECEIESQN; translated from the coding sequence ATGACTATTACTGCGAATAACCAATTGTCAAATTTATTTTCTCAGAATCAGGAATCTATTAACCGCAGTACAGATGGCTTATTACCAACTCTGGCATCTGAGTTGGTATATACCCAAGATGGCACTGGGCGTTATCTGACATTTGATTGGCAGCACAGCGAACTCCTAGACCTGGAGACTGAGAAAATAGTTGATGCGCTTAATGAAAATGAAGCCTTTACTCCGGTAGATAAAGTTACCTATCTGGAACGCTTGCACCGGATTTTAACAACTTTAGTCCCGGAAAGAGTTCAGTGCTGGTTTAAAAGCAGTCAGCAGTTATTCGAGTTGGAGTTGACAATTACTCCAATTATGCCGCGATTGGGTCTAGCCGCGACGACAGTCTTGGTGATGGGTAGGTTGTTACCATCTCAAGTCAATAGCAAAGAAGTTAATCAGGAAGCAAAAAAGCCTTCACAACTAGAGTTGGCTTTGCGTTCGCGTAGCGTGCCACAGGTATCGGTACAAAACCAAAAACTATTAAACAAAATTACCAGAAATATCCGACGGACTCTGGATCTAGACATTATTTGGCAGCAAACAGTGGACTGTTTAGGAAATATTCTCAACCTGGAGCGTTGTATTATCTGTCCTTATCAGCCTGGTTCGGCAAAAGTCCAGATAATCGCAGAATATCACCAACAACAATTAGAACCACTGCTAGGCTCAGAAATAGATATATCTTCAGAGCCTGCCTTTGCTCAGGCTTTGGCAACTCTGGAACCGATGGTTATAGAGTTGCCTATCCAAAAAAATCAAGAGCAGCAAAAATTTTTGTTGGTTGCTACTAACTATCAAGACCAAGCAAATGGTTTGGTTGCCTTGAGCTTGAGCAATGAATACCAATTATTAACCGAAACCGAACTAGAATTAACCAAAGAGTTAGCAGATCAGCTGGGAACAGCGATCGCTCATGCAACTTTATACAAAGAACTAGAGGACGCACGACAGAAAGCGGAAGAAGCATCCCGCTTAAAAAGCGAATTTCTTGCCAACGTATCCCACGAAATTCGTACCCCCCTCAACGGCATGATCGGCTTCTTAAAGCTAATCTTAGAAGGGATGGCAGATGATCCCGAAGAACAACATCAATTTGTATCGGAAGCTCATCAATTATCAATCCACCTGCTGAATATTCTCAATGACATCTTAGATATTGCCAAAATCGAAGCTGGCAAAATGGAGCTAGACTGCTCACCAGTTAAACTAAATGAGCTATTCGGTGATGTAGAAAACTTTACCCGTCCTCAAGCGGAAATGAGAAACCTCAGCCTCCAAATGCAAATGCCTGTAACTTCCGATGAAATTATCGTCCAAGGTAATTACCAAAGGTTGTTACAAGTTATGCTCAATTTGGTGGGCAATGCCCTTAAATTCACCCATGAAGGTGGAGTCACCATCAGCGCCGATTTAGTTATCAAAAAAAGCAAAGGAAAATCGAGCAAACCATCCACACCCGGCATGGTGAAAGTGCGAGTTGCAGATACTGGTATTGGTGTTTCCTTAGACAAACAAGATAAACTTTTTCAATTATTCTCTCAGGTGGATGGTTCCCGTACTCGTCATTACGGTGGCACCGGTTTAGGATTAACTATATCCCAAAGACTTATAGAGGCAATGGGTGGTGAGGTGCATTTCTACAGTTTAGGCGAAGGACTGGGTTCAACCGTCACCTTCACAGTGCCACTTTATCAACAACCAGTGCTGTGTTCCCCTAGCGAGTGCGAGATAGAATCTCAAAATTGA
- a CDS encoding NifU family protein, translated as MELTIDNVETVLDEMRPYLMSDGGNVELVELDGPIVKLRLQGACGSCPSSAMTLRMGIERRLKEMIPEIAEIEQVI; from the coding sequence ATGGAACTGACAATTGACAACGTTGAAACCGTATTAGATGAAATGCGCCCTTATCTAATGTCGGATGGCGGTAATGTGGAACTCGTAGAACTTGATGGACCTATTGTGAAACTGCGTTTACAAGGTGCTTGCGGTTCTTGTCCCAGTTCCGCAATGACTCTGAGAATGGGTATTGAACGCCGCCTCAAGGAAATGATTCCCGAAATTGCTGAAATTGAACAAGTAATTTAG